One Triticum dicoccoides isolate Atlit2015 ecotype Zavitan chromosome 5B, WEW_v2.0, whole genome shotgun sequence genomic window carries:
- the LOC119307475 gene encoding protein tesmin/TSO1-like CXC 2 has protein sequence MALVSAPAPAAVWTAVSPPAEANGSSDRKKKRKAEDGEGCRTCSCKKSRCLKLYCVCFASGSQCSELCGCDPCYNKPIHGVQQNTPPGLPLQVVRPAEAGQNSTEFARYQMDFFRRKCTCKKSGCLKKYCDCYQGGAGCSINCKCDDCKNPYGKKVGVILDGKSILATPTPGPTPIERNGTEVISSDDDDDDEDDYYMNRPLSPIPPSPVSRESSFQQETLVGVEVHTVNGHLYPKPLTQVRPETWQLSRRPAEEARGEQWRYMRRPSEDGTSDAMEGHADPKFHHQRDNNNSKQRESPADNRFSIPRCIEVMNGMADLSPVDKSLAPDVFLDPSNREIFLSLSVDIRTMWLKRKMRSLV, from the exons ATGGCGCTCGTCtccgcgcccgcgcccgccgcgGTGTGGACGGCTGTGTCGCCGCCGGCCGAGGCGAACGGGAGCTCCGACAGGAAGAAGAA GAGGAAAGCGGAGGACGGCGAAGGGTGCAGGACGTGCAGCTGCAAGAAGTCCAGGTGCCTGAAGCT TTATTGTGTGTGTTTTGCTTCTGGGTCACAATGTTCTGAATTATGTGGCTGTGACCCATGTTATAACAAGCCTATTCATGGTGTTCAACAGAATACACCACCAGGCTTGCCTTTGCAAGTTGTTCGACCAGCAGAGGCTGGTCAAAATTCAACG GAATTTGCAAGATACCAAATGGACTTTTTTAGAAGAAAATGCACTTGCAAAAAGTCAGGCTGCCTTAAGAAATACTGTGACTGCTACCAG GGAGGGGCAGGATGCTCCATCAACTGTAAATGCGATGATTGTAAAAACCCATATGGGAAAAAAG TTGGTGTCATTTTGGATGGTAAAAGTATTCTTGCCACACCCACACCCGGACCCACTCCGATTGAAAGGAATGGAACGGAAGTTATCTCaagtgatgatgacgacgacgatgaagatgattATTACATGAATCGTCCACTGTCCCCTATCCCCCCGTCTCCAGTATCCCGAGAGTCTTCATTCCAACAGGAGACTCTAGTGGGCGTTGAAGTTCACACTGTGAATGGGCACCTGTACCCGAAACCGCTGACCCAGGTGCGTCCAGAGACATGGCAGCTCTCGAGGAGGCCTGCCGAGGAAGCACGGGGAGAACAATGGCGCTACATGAGGAGGCCCAGCGAGGACGGAACATCCGATGCTATGGAAGGACACGCGGACCCCAAGTTTCATCATCAGAGAGACAACAACAACAGTAAACAGCGAGAGAGCCCTGCTGACAACAGGTTCAGCATCCCGCGGTGCATCGAGGTGATGAACGGCATGGCGGACCTCTCGCCGGTGGACAAGTCGCTCGCCCCGGACGTCTTCTTGGATCCAAGCAACCGGGAGATTTTCCTGTCGCTGAGTGTAGATATCCGGACCATGTGGCTGAAGCGTAAGATGAGGAGCCTTGTGTAG
- the LOC119307476 gene encoding ubiquitin-conjugating enzyme E2 variant 1C-like: MASSGDAAGVVVPRNFRLLEELERGEKGIGDGTVSYGMDDADDIYMRSWTGTIIGPHNTVHEGRIYQLKLFCDKDYPDRPPTVRFHSRINMTCVNAETGLVDQRKFSLLSNWRREYTMENILIQLKKEMATSHNRKLVQPPEGTFY; this comes from the exons ATGGCGTCGAGCGGTGACGCAGCCGGAGTTGTCG TGCCGAGGAACTTTAGACTGCTGGAAGAGCTTGAGAGAGGAGAGAAGGGTATTGGGGATGGAACAGTTAGCTATGGAATGGATGACGCAGATGATATCTACATGCGCTCCTGGACAGGAACAATAATTGGTCCCCACAAC ACTGTCCATGAGGGCCGGATTTATCAGTTGAAGCTTTTCTGTGACAAGGACTATCCCGACAGGCCACCGACTGTTAGGTTTCACTCAAGAATCAACATGACCTGTGTAAATGCCGAGACTGGATTG GTGGACCAAAGGAAGTTTAGCCTGCTGTCCAACTGGCGCCGTGAGTACACAATGGAGAACATCTTGATACAGCTTAAGAAAGAGATGGCGACATCACACAACCGGAAATTAGTGCAGCCTCCGGAGGGGACGTTCTACTGA